In Miscanthus floridulus cultivar M001 chromosome 5, ASM1932011v1, whole genome shotgun sequence, one genomic interval encodes:
- the LOC136450449 gene encoding dihydroorotase, mitochondrial-like: MQVAVNTTTVGAHPHPTKSSYLRPSPPCRVYFHASPRPNLRAIAMATKSQLQEQLIITSPDDWHLHLREGGVLEAVVPHSARHFGRAIIMPNLKPPVTTTARAVEYREEIMRALPPGSSFVPLMTLYLTDNTSPEEIKLARKSGIIFAVKLYPAGATTNSQDGVTDIFGKCLPVLEEMVRQEMPLLVHGEVTDPHVDTFDREKVFIDKILAPLVQQLPQLKIVMEHITTMDAVNFIESCEEGHVAATVTPQHLLLNRNALFQGGLQPHNYCLPVLKRETHRQAIVSAVTNGSRRYFLGTDSAPHDKRNKECSCGCAGIYSAPLALSLYAKVFEEAGALDKLEAFTSFNGPDFYGLPRNTSKIVLRKNAWKVPATYKHSSGEIVPMFSGSTLEWLPSDQPKE; encoded by the exons ATGCAGGTCGCCGTCAACACCACCACTGTTGGCGCTCACCCGCACCCAACAAAGTCCTCCTACCtccggccatcccctccttgcCGCGTCTACTTCCACGCTTCTCCACGTCCGAACCTTAGGGCGATTGCCATGGCCACCAAGTCGCAGCTGCAGGAGCAACTGATCATCACTAGCCCCGACGACTGGCATCTCCATCTTCGTGAAGGCGGTGTCCTCGAGGCTGTAGTGCCACACAG CGCGAGGCATTTTGGGAGGGCCATCATCATGCCCAACTTGAAGCCCCCGGTGACCACAACGGCGCGGGCGGTGGAGTATAGGGAGGAGATAATGAGGGCGCTGCCGCCAGGGAGTAGCTTCGTGCCACTCATGACACTGTACCTCACAGACAACACAAGCCCAGAGGAGATCAAGCTCGCAA GAAAGAGTGGTATAATCTTTGCTGTGAAGTTGTATCCTGCCGGAGCAACTACCAATTCCCAAGATGGCGTCACTGATATATTTGGGAAGTGCTTGCCAGTCCTCGAGGAGATGGTCAGGCAGGAAATGCCATTGCTT GTTCATGGAGAAGTCACAGATCCACATGTTGACACCTTTGACCGTGAGAAGGTTTTCATTGACAAAATATTGGCACCACTAGTACAACAGCTTCCACAACTGAAAATTGTCATGGAGCATATCACAACCATGGATGCAGTGAACTTCATAGAATCATGTGAAGAAG GTCATGTTGCTGCAACAGTGACTCCCCAGCATCTCCTCCTCAATAGGAACGCTTTATTTCAGGGTGGCTTGCAGCCACACAATTATTGCTTGCCAGTACTGAAAAGAGAGACTCATA GACAAGCTATTGTATCTGCTGTAACAAATGGGAGTAGACGGTACTTTCTTGGCACTGACAGCGCTCCCCATGATAAACGGAACAAAGAATGTTCCTGTGGATGTGCAGGAATATATAGCGCTCCTCTTGCCTTGTCTCTTTATGCGAAGGTATTTGAAGAG GCTGGTGCCCTAGATAAGCTGGAAGCATTTACAAGCTTCAATGGCCCCGATTTTTATGGCCTCCCAAGGAACACTTCAAAGATTGTCTTGAGAAAGAATGCCTGGAAAGTTCCTGCAACTTATAAACACAGTTCAGGGGAGATTGTTCCTATGTTTAGTGGCAGCACCCTTGAATGGCTTCCATCTGATCAGCCTAAAGAGTAA
- the LOC136452964 gene encoding pentatricopeptide repeat-containing protein At2g27800, mitochondrial-like, producing the protein MTTLLRRLLHAAPPPAPASLSSHLPFSTRSRRTPHRFRRGTNTAPPSPDAVSAAIASLPSRLTPTVLASFLASTSDARLLLPLLTHSLHLPAFRPDPAPFLVAIKRLATADLYSDFDRTCALSFSLLPSLSSPGPLLRNALYFYCQFGRLGKAFHVYTLMRASADPAARPSADTYHALFTALLSRGGGDTLVHYMYMDNVSALFRQMLEEGIPPDTRTLNVLIRGYAQSLHLNDALRLFHQMRPLYGCEPDGFSYSYLVHGLSAQGRTRNARELFDEMRGNGFLLTEPACNAFVGALAMAGEAEDAERVMWEMARAGRVVDDITRRALVEELSRAGKREDADRLAREMEQKGIVSARELRALLSSFRNDGDDNLDVDDSGRSTW; encoded by the coding sequence ATGACCacgctcctccgccgcctcctccacGCGGCTCCGCCCCCCGCCCCCGCTTCCCTCTCCAGCCACCTCCCCTTCTCCACCAGATCTCGCCGCACCCCTCACCGCTTCCGCCGCGGCACCAACACGGCGCCGCCCTCCCCCGACGCCGTCTCAGCAGCTATCGCATCCCTCCCGTCCCGCCTCACCCCGACCGTGCTCGCCTCCTTCCTAGCCTCCACCTCCGACGCCCGCCTCCTCCTCCCGCTGCTCACCCACTCCCTCCACCTCCCCGCGTTCCGTCCCGACCCCGCCCCATTCCTCGTCGCCATCAAGCGCCTCGCCACCGCCGACCTCTACTCGGACTTCGACCGCACCTGCGCCCTATccttctctctccttccctcgctCTCTTCCCCTGGCCCCCTCCTCCGCAACGCGCTTTACTTCTACTGCCAGTTCGGCAGGCTCGGCAAGGCCTTCCACGTCTACACCCTCATGCGCGCCTCCGCCGACCCCGCAGCGCGCCCTTCCGCCGACACCTACCACGCGCTCTTCACCGCCCTGCTGTCGCGCGGAGGCGGCGACACCCTGGTCCATTACATGTACATGGACAACGTGTCGGCGCTGTTCAGGCAGATGCTCGAGGAGGGGATCCCGCCGGACACGCGAACGCTCAACGTGCTCATCAGGGGCTACGCGCAGTCGCTGCATCTCAACGACGCGCTGCGCCTGTTCCACCAGATGCGGCCCCTGTACGGGTGCGAGCCGGATGGGTTCTCGTACAGCTACCTCGTGCACGGGCTGAGCGCGCAGGGCCGCACCAGGAACGCTCGGGAGCTGTTCGATGAAATGCGCGGGAACGGTTTCCTGCTGACGGAGCCAGCGTGCAATGCGTTCGTCGGTGCGTTGGCTATGGCTGGGGAGGCCGAGGACGCAGAGCGGGTGATGTGGGAGATGGCCAGGGCCGGGAGGGTGGTGGATGACATCACAaggagggcattggtggaggagtTGTCCAGGGCCGGGAAGCGGGAGGATGCTGACAGACTAGCGAGGGAGATGGAGCAGAAGGGCATTGTGAGTGCTCGCGAACTACGAGCACTGCTGAGTTCTTTCCGCAACGACGGTGATGACAATTTGGATGTGGATGATAGTGGGAGGAGCACCTGGTga